Proteins from a single region of Xenopus laevis strain J_2021 chromosome 9_10S, Xenopus_laevis_v10.1, whole genome shotgun sequence:
- the c2orf69.S gene encoding UPF0565 protein C2orf69 isoform X1: protein MHQVPRALRSGRKLLRQTVAGVIIMCAGFSSVPSSSAIYRLSAVPGCEATKCNDVVLCRARESCQKPQHVLYFPGDVQNYRDVMASHSENFRWKRWSLEDVADMLSQRFPNSYIWIIKSSRMHLHKFSCYDNFVESNMFGAPKHSTELGAFKQLQALLTNAFSAAQKILVSHNNKYSVDRDYDLSKFDICTTYTTNGCPSKKDNLIHPTMNLGIPSLKDSLSITVIGFSKGCVVLNQLLYELQEAIKDKDIQSFIANIKAMYWLDGGHSGGCDTWITYPDLLKTFAQTGIAVHTHVTPYQVRDVMRSWIGEEHRKFVQLLKQYNVKLDNRLHFSYEMPSLDNHFRVHEVF from the exons ATGCACCAAGTGCCTCGAGCGTTGCGATCTGGCCGCAAGCTGCTGCGTCAAACAGTGGCCGGGGTCATTATCATGTGCGCTGGATTTTCCTCAGTGCCCAGCTCTTCAGCCATCTACAGGTTGTCCGCCGTGCCCGGGTGCGAGGCTACCAAGTGCAATGACGTTGTGCTGTGCCGGGCTCGGGAGAGCTGCCAGAAACCCCAGCATGTGCTTTATTTCCCAGGGGACGTGCAG AATTATCGTGATGTGATGGCAAGCCATTCAGAAAATTTCCGATGGAAACGGTGGAGTCTAGAAGATGTTGCTGACATGCTTTCCCAGCGCTTTCCCAATAGTTACATCTGGATCATTAAATCATCACGAATGCACTTGCACAAATTCAGCTGCTATGACAACTttgtggagagcaacatgtttggAGCTCCGAAGCACAGCACTGAGCTGGGAGCATTTAAGCAACTTCAGGCACTGCTAACAAATGCTTTTAGTGCAGCACAGAAGATTCTAGTATCACATAATAACAAATACAGTGTAGACAGAGACTATGATCTGTCTAAATTTGatatatgtactacatacactACAAATGGTTGTCCTTCcaaaaaagacaatttaattCATCCTACAATGAATCTAGGTATTCCTTCCTTAAAGGATTCATTGTCCATTACAGTGATTGGATTCAGTAAAGGGTGTGTTGTATTAAATCAACTACTTTATGAACTGCAAGAAGCCATCAAAGATAAGGATATTCAGTCTTTTATTGCTAACATCAAGGCCATGTACTGGCTTGATGGGGGCCATTCTGGTGGCTGTGACACTTGGATTACATATCCTGATCTCCTAAAAACCTTTGCCCAGACAGGCATTGCAGTGCACACACATGTAACGCCGTACCAAGTTAGGGATGTTATGCGTTCCTGGATTGGGGAGGAGCACAGAAAATTTGTGCAGCTCTTGAAGCAATATAATGTAAAGCTTGATAACCGGCTGCATTTTTCTTATGAAATGCCTTCCCTAGATAATCATTTTCGAGTTCATGAAGTGTTCTGA
- the c2orf69.S gene encoding UPF0565 protein C2orf69 isoform X2 — translation MRAKNYRDVMASHSENFRWKRWSLEDVADMLSQRFPNSYIWIIKSSRMHLHKFSCYDNFVESNMFGAPKHSTELGAFKQLQALLTNAFSAAQKILVSHNNKYSVDRDYDLSKFDICTTYTTNGCPSKKDNLIHPTMNLGIPSLKDSLSITVIGFSKGCVVLNQLLYELQEAIKDKDIQSFIANIKAMYWLDGGHSGGCDTWITYPDLLKTFAQTGIAVHTHVTPYQVRDVMRSWIGEEHRKFVQLLKQYNVKLDNRLHFSYEMPSLDNHFRVHEVF, via the exons ATGCGGGCTAAG AATTATCGTGATGTGATGGCAAGCCATTCAGAAAATTTCCGATGGAAACGGTGGAGTCTAGAAGATGTTGCTGACATGCTTTCCCAGCGCTTTCCCAATAGTTACATCTGGATCATTAAATCATCACGAATGCACTTGCACAAATTCAGCTGCTATGACAACTttgtggagagcaacatgtttggAGCTCCGAAGCACAGCACTGAGCTGGGAGCATTTAAGCAACTTCAGGCACTGCTAACAAATGCTTTTAGTGCAGCACAGAAGATTCTAGTATCACATAATAACAAATACAGTGTAGACAGAGACTATGATCTGTCTAAATTTGatatatgtactacatacactACAAATGGTTGTCCTTCcaaaaaagacaatttaattCATCCTACAATGAATCTAGGTATTCCTTCCTTAAAGGATTCATTGTCCATTACAGTGATTGGATTCAGTAAAGGGTGTGTTGTATTAAATCAACTACTTTATGAACTGCAAGAAGCCATCAAAGATAAGGATATTCAGTCTTTTATTGCTAACATCAAGGCCATGTACTGGCTTGATGGGGGCCATTCTGGTGGCTGTGACACTTGGATTACATATCCTGATCTCCTAAAAACCTTTGCCCAGACAGGCATTGCAGTGCACACACATGTAACGCCGTACCAAGTTAGGGATGTTATGCGTTCCTGGATTGGGGAGGAGCACAGAAAATTTGTGCAGCTCTTGAAGCAATATAATGTAAAGCTTGATAACCGGCTGCATTTTTCTTATGAAATGCCTTCCCTAGATAATCATTTTCGAGTTCATGAAGTGTTCTGA